Proteins co-encoded in one Marinomonas sp. IMCC 4694 genomic window:
- a CDS encoding Arm DNA-binding domain-containing protein, producing MAKLTATQVQSYARTAAANKKYSDGNGLYFCVRKSGMPYWMLRYTSLNGRREATLGQYPSMTLAEARLESSKMQLQLQQGEDPLAIRAIETIPEIQNVSQLFQDWYAKDLSRRLKHPNIPKRVFTKEIAPVIGQLPIQAVRPTHVREVLERIRESNKPPFAHLPWAPGTMGQQLI from the coding sequence ATGGCAAAACTAACCGCAACTCAGGTGCAATCTTATGCTCGCACCGCAGCAGCAAACAAAAAATACAGTGATGGTAATGGCCTATATTTTTGCGTAAGAAAATCTGGCATGCCGTATTGGATGCTAAGGTATACCAGCCTAAACGGACGACGAGAAGCCACGCTCGGTCAATATCCAAGTATGACCTTAGCAGAGGCTCGACTAGAATCGTCTAAAATGCAGCTACAACTTCAGCAAGGTGAAGATCCATTAGCAATTCGCGCTATTGAAACCATCCCAGAGATCCAAAATGTCAGCCAGCTGTTTCAAGACTGGTATGCCAAAGACTTAAGTCGCCGGTTAAAGCACCCCAATATACCCAAACGTGTTTTTACCAAAGAGATTGCACCAGTGATTGGTCAACTTCCTATCCAAGCTGTGCGCCCCACACATGTGCGCGAAGTATTAGAGCGTATTCGAGAAAGTAACAAGCCCCCATTTGCTCACTTACCGTGGGCACCTGGGACAATGGGACAGCAATTGATTTAG
- a CDS encoding ImmA/IrrE family metallo-endopeptidase, with protein sequence MSHIKLIKSAHDHESALIRLMSLMDLDPQPGSAESDEMDVLALLIEKYEEDHFPISKPDPMEAIKFRMEQQGLKNRDLIPFIGSAPKVSEILNGTRSLSLNMIRKLSSGLGISADVLIQLPEQKHAIQREVDWQAFPIAEMRKRGYFDSFNGSLQELKKYAAEALSDFIGSVKSGFNLQPALLRASSHLRTNDKETDPYALWAWQIRVLQKAAEQKLPCQYRVGTVNLEWMQNISKLSWLESGPLLAIEFLNKSGIHVIIEPHLPKTYLDGAVCMGIDGNPIIALTLRHNRLDSFWFSLMHEMAHTVLHLDGNENWYLDDLDAQGVDDIEKQADDMAREALIPQSIWCRSSLSSAEEVRELAKELQISPCIVAGRVCFESGDHKKFGSLFRDKISDYFQR encoded by the coding sequence ATGAGTCACATTAAATTAATCAAATCAGCACACGATCATGAGTCAGCATTGATTCGATTAATGTCATTAATGGACTTGGATCCGCAGCCAGGTTCAGCCGAATCTGATGAGATGGATGTATTGGCATTATTAATTGAAAAGTACGAAGAAGATCATTTTCCAATTAGTAAGCCTGATCCAATGGAAGCGATAAAATTTAGAATGGAGCAACAAGGTTTAAAAAATCGAGACCTTATTCCTTTTATTGGGTCCGCTCCAAAAGTTTCCGAGATATTGAATGGAACACGTAGCCTTAGCTTGAACATGATCCGAAAGCTAAGCAGTGGGTTGGGTATATCAGCTGATGTTTTGATTCAATTGCCAGAGCAAAAGCACGCAATTCAAAGAGAAGTAGATTGGCAAGCTTTCCCGATAGCTGAAATGCGAAAGCGTGGCTACTTTGATAGCTTCAATGGTTCATTACAAGAGTTAAAGAAATATGCGGCTGAGGCCTTGTCTGATTTTATCGGTTCCGTAAAATCAGGCTTTAATCTTCAACCTGCCTTGTTGAGAGCGTCTTCTCACCTTCGTACCAATGATAAGGAAACAGATCCTTATGCTCTGTGGGCGTGGCAAATTCGAGTATTGCAGAAGGCCGCTGAACAAAAATTACCCTGTCAATATCGCGTTGGTACTGTGAATTTGGAATGGATGCAGAACATTTCCAAGCTATCTTGGCTTGAGTCAGGCCCTTTACTCGCGATTGAGTTTCTAAATAAGTCAGGCATTCATGTAATCATTGAGCCTCATCTACCCAAAACGTATTTGGATGGTGCTGTGTGCATGGGCATTGATGGCAACCCGATTATAGCGCTGACGTTAAGGCACAATCGTCTCGATAGCTTTTGGTTTTCACTAATGCATGAAATGGCACATACCGTATTACACTTAGATGGTAATGAAAACTGGTACTTAGATGATTTAGATGCTCAGGGCGTTGATGACATTGAGAAACAGGCCGATGATATGGCTAGAGAGGCGTTGATACCACAGAGTATTTGGTGCAGAAGCAGTTTATCGAGCGCTGAAGAAGTCAGGGAGCTAGCAAAAGAGCTCCAAATATCACCTTGTATCGTGGCTGGACGAGTTTGTTTTGAGAGTGGTGATCATAAAAAGTTTGGTTCTTTATTCCGTGACAAGATTAGCGATTATTTTCAACGTTAA
- a CDS encoding type II toxin-antitoxin system HigB family toxin translates to MDFLDGNRVIFNIKGNHYRLVVKVRYQNGIAVIEWVGTHAQYDKQRF, encoded by the coding sequence ATAGATTTTCTAGACGGAAATAGAGTTATATTTAATATCAAAGGTAACCATTACAGACTAGTTGTAAAAGTCAGGTATCAAAATGGCATTGCTGTTATTGAGTGGGTTGGTACTCATGCTCAGTATGATAAGCAACGCTTTTAG
- a CDS encoding DUF3427 domain-containing protein, with protein MQQVGIYEQLITQLVDSRLDRERFYVGERELNSSEASTWLSRFLSHILEYAIDAVPAGDDRLQQQITLSNQLLLWLKTQIQDDVFIEDNLLASQGKILTALYELENPVSADLKNYINDIFPLTGLSQSELFCGSNAGLSLESELKREILSADKIYWLVSFIKWAGIRIFRKELEEFTASGRELKIITTSYMGATDAKAVEYLAGLPNTEVKLSYNTERERLHAKSYLFLRNTGYHTGYIGSSNLSHSALTNGLEWNLKITSQEIPHIINKSLSTFETYWASNDFEHFSGDVTSSEKLKKALNQQRGDFEASPTHFFDISPFPHQSDILEQLAVERSVHQRFRNLVVAATGTGKTLISAFDFARFIKEKPQAKFLFVAHREEILKQARAAYRGVLRNSAFGELWVGGHAPEHYRQLFVSIQTLNNQLEQLNLTADYYDYIVIDEVHHIAATSYRAVLEHFSPAILLGLTATPERHDGGDILADFGGVIAAEIRLPEAINRRHLCPFQYFGVDDETDLRTIPWSRGRYDIAQLTHLYTHNQVRFNKILLSMQEIITDISKMKALAFCVSKEHALYMTEQLLLKGVKADVLTSDNSHERQQKQQAIRSGSINVLCVVDIFNEGVDIPEVDTLLFLRPTESLTIFLQQLGRGLRLAEGKECCTVLDFVGNSRPEYDFANKFRAFVGKSHRAISDEIKQGFPHAPLGCRIELSKRMQEMVLSNIRQASLTLKRIVAMIRQYPQHSTLPLTLSNFLSLNPYIDLNELYKRGSWSQLVQQAKDEINEKSVEEELLKMLRKAIHNRILTCDDHAYLSFLKQLCQSNFVIEDADHRYALMCHYDFWQKTGPECGFDSIEQSLAKLNACELKAELLDVANWQLAQTKHEQPTMQALPEVSLRLHARYAREQILVAFGATTFERQPPAREGVFVLKDQNIELMFVTLDKNEKQFSPTTMYHDYAINEHLFHWQSQNSARPDKGRGLEYIQHQKMGKRLFLFVREQSKDEYGRTMGFVNYGEVEYVSHTGSQPMSITWQLKEPMPHFMWQQAAKLAVG; from the coding sequence ATGCAACAAGTCGGAATTTATGAGCAGCTTATAACTCAACTTGTCGATAGTCGTCTTGACCGAGAGCGATTCTATGTCGGCGAACGTGAGCTCAATAGCAGTGAAGCATCAACATGGTTATCTCGCTTCCTCTCACACATTCTTGAGTATGCGATTGATGCTGTGCCTGCGGGTGATGATCGGCTGCAACAGCAAATTACTTTGTCCAACCAATTGTTATTGTGGTTAAAAACACAAATTCAGGATGATGTTTTTATCGAAGACAACTTGCTTGCCAGTCAAGGTAAAATTCTAACTGCGCTCTATGAGCTCGAAAATCCCGTCTCAGCCGATTTAAAAAATTACATTAACGACATTTTTCCACTAACAGGGTTAAGTCAAAGCGAGCTGTTTTGTGGCAGTAATGCAGGGTTGTCGCTCGAATCTGAATTAAAGCGGGAGATCTTGTCAGCTGATAAAATCTACTGGTTAGTGTCATTTATTAAGTGGGCAGGGATCCGAATTTTTCGCAAAGAGTTAGAGGAATTTACTGCTAGCGGTCGCGAGCTAAAAATCATTACTACCTCATATATGGGGGCGACTGACGCGAAAGCGGTGGAATATTTGGCTGGCCTACCGAATACCGAGGTGAAGCTGAGTTATAACACTGAGCGGGAGCGTTTACATGCAAAGAGCTATCTATTTTTACGCAACACGGGTTATCACACGGGTTATATCGGCTCTTCCAATCTTTCCCATTCGGCGTTAACCAATGGCTTAGAATGGAATTTAAAAATTACTTCGCAAGAAATCCCACACATTATCAATAAATCATTGAGCACCTTTGAAACCTATTGGGCTTCTAATGATTTTGAACACTTTAGTGGCGATGTAACAAGTAGCGAAAAGCTCAAAAAAGCCTTGAACCAGCAGCGCGGAGATTTTGAGGCTAGTCCCACGCATTTCTTTGATATTTCGCCGTTTCCGCATCAGAGTGACATATTGGAGCAATTGGCTGTAGAGCGTAGTGTTCACCAACGATTTCGCAATTTAGTGGTGGCGGCAACGGGTACCGGAAAAACCCTGATTTCAGCTTTTGACTTTGCCCGTTTTATCAAAGAAAAACCGCAAGCTAAGTTCCTTTTTGTCGCGCACCGAGAAGAAATATTAAAACAAGCCAGAGCGGCATATCGTGGCGTATTGCGTAATAGTGCTTTTGGTGAGTTGTGGGTTGGCGGGCATGCGCCAGAGCATTATCGGCAGCTGTTTGTTTCTATCCAAACCCTGAACAATCAGCTGGAACAGCTTAACCTAACGGCTGACTATTATGACTACATTGTGATTGATGAGGTGCATCATATTGCTGCGACTAGTTATCGCGCAGTGCTGGAGCATTTTTCCCCTGCTATATTACTCGGCCTGACTGCCACGCCAGAGCGCCATGATGGCGGTGATATTTTAGCGGATTTTGGTGGTGTGATTGCCGCTGAAATTCGTTTACCGGAAGCCATTAACCGTCGCCACCTTTGCCCATTTCAGTATTTTGGTGTTGATGATGAAACTGACCTTCGAACTATCCCGTGGAGTCGTGGGCGATACGATATCGCTCAGCTGACCCATCTTTACACCCACAACCAAGTTCGTTTCAATAAGATTTTGCTGAGTATGCAGGAGATCATCACCGATATTAGCAAAATGAAAGCTTTGGCCTTTTGTGTGAGCAAAGAACATGCACTGTACATGACAGAGCAACTCTTATTAAAAGGCGTTAAAGCGGATGTGTTGACCAGTGATAACAGCCACGAGCGACAACAAAAGCAGCAAGCGATTCGTTCTGGCAGCATTAACGTGCTTTGCGTGGTCGATATTTTCAACGAAGGTGTTGATATTCCGGAAGTGGATACCTTGCTGTTTTTACGGCCGACAGAAAGCTTAACTATTTTCTTGCAACAGCTTGGCCGTGGTTTGCGCTTAGCCGAAGGCAAAGAATGTTGTACCGTGCTGGATTTTGTTGGTAATTCACGTCCTGAATACGACTTTGCCAATAAATTTAGAGCCTTCGTCGGTAAAAGTCATCGCGCGATCAGTGATGAAATCAAGCAAGGCTTCCCTCATGCGCCACTCGGTTGTCGCATTGAGTTAAGCAAGCGCATGCAAGAAATGGTACTAAGCAATATTCGTCAAGCTTCATTAACGTTGAAGCGCATAGTCGCGATGATCCGCCAATATCCTCAGCATTCCACACTGCCGTTAACATTGTCGAATTTCTTATCTTTAAATCCTTACATCGACTTGAATGAGCTTTATAAGCGAGGGAGTTGGTCGCAGCTGGTTCAGCAAGCTAAAGATGAAATCAACGAAAAATCAGTTGAAGAAGAACTGTTGAAAATGCTTAGAAAGGCCATTCATAACCGAATTTTGACCTGTGATGATCATGCCTATTTGAGTTTCTTAAAACAGCTTTGCCAAAGTAACTTTGTTATTGAAGATGCTGACCATCGTTATGCCTTGATGTGCCATTACGATTTTTGGCAAAAAACAGGGCCAGAGTGCGGTTTTGATTCCATTGAACAGAGCTTAGCGAAACTGAATGCTTGCGAGTTAAAAGCAGAGTTACTGGATGTTGCGAATTGGCAACTCGCACAAACCAAGCATGAGCAACCAACAATGCAGGCTTTGCCAGAGGTTTCATTGAGGCTGCATGCACGTTATGCGCGTGAGCAAATATTGGTGGCATTTGGAGCGACCACTTTTGAGCGCCAACCTCCAGCACGCGAAGGTGTGTTTGTGCTGAAAGATCAAAATATTGAACTGATGTTTGTCACCTTGGACAAAAACGAAAAGCAATTTTCGCCAACCACCATGTATCACGATTACGCTATTAACGAACACCTCTTTCATTGGCAGTCGCAAAATAGTGCACGACCCGATAAGGGGCGTGGCTTGGAATACATCCAGCATCAAAAAATGGGCAAGCGACTGTTTTTATTTGTGCGTGAACAAAGCAAAGATGAATACGGCCGCACTATGGGTTTTGTTAATTATGGTGAAGTGGAGTATGTATCGCATACGGGGTCACAGCCGATGAGTATTACTTGGCAGTTAAAAGAGCCTATGCCCCACTTTATGTGGCAACAAGCCGCGAAGTTGGCAGTGGGCTAG
- a CDS encoding MarR family transcriptional regulator, which produces MKNARQSRCVIGVKGQTPDLDYPVDIWFDSLKSVANVLSKENQQLLKVIAEQQPQSVTELAMLTCRAVSNVSRTLKTLGKYNLVEMTKSQNGLAVKLRYQSMLLLIQPLE; this is translated from the coding sequence ATGAAAAATGCAAGACAATCGCGCTGTGTAATTGGCGTTAAAGGGCAAACGCCCGACCTCGATTACCCCGTTGATATCTGGTTCGATTCGCTGAAATCGGTGGCCAATGTGCTGTCGAAAGAAAACCAGCAGTTGTTAAAAGTAATTGCCGAGCAACAGCCGCAGTCGGTAACTGAGCTGGCCATGTTGACTTGCCGAGCGGTCAGTAATGTGTCGAGAACATTAAAAACATTGGGTAAGTACAACTTGGTTGAAATGACAAAATCACAAAATGGACTGGCGGTAAAACTGCGATATCAATCGATGTTGTTATTGATCCAGCCATTAGAATAA